In the Populus trichocarpa isolate Nisqually-1 chromosome 1, P.trichocarpa_v4.1, whole genome shotgun sequence genome, GGCCTTGTGAATGCCTGCAATTCTCCTACCTAATACCTTTAAGATGAACTGACTAACTTGGCCCCATAATGCACATGGTTTGAAAAAGCTAATGAAATTCCAGTTAGATACTTTATACCTTGAAAAGGGCCAATATTCATGATCTATGGGGATTTACTGTTCTAGGTTAGAAGCCCtactcaaatttaaaagaaaattaggtCGCTTATGATTAAGTTCAGAATACAGTAACCGTGTCATACAGAGAAACTGCTACAGGCATCCAATTTCACAAAGTAATGTGTTCAAGTCACACATATAAGAAAGCCCTAGTTGTGCATCCGAGTGAATATACACCAAAGTGCAATTAAACCCATCAAATGGTGGTTTAAAAGCACATTCAGCCAATGCTTGAATAGTAATAAATTTTCAGCAATGAACTCTAATCCATccatagaaatatttttaagatagtGACATCCTAGTCCATTGTATTCTAGACAATGGGGAGACTACTGAATGCTTCTGTAAACAGCCATGAGGTGATTCTTAAGAATAAGCAAACCGTGCAGTAATTGTCTAAAAGAGAGTTTTCATGAGCTGTACTAGAAACTCATTatttgggtctggctgcaaggtcctatcataaaagtgtgataattaaatagattaagtaaaaagaaaaaaacacaaaaaaaaaaaccaacatgaagaaaataactaatgaagaaaaagaaaaaaatctgaattaactgggttaactcttcaaaccaggttaacccgtcaaacattGGATttgtgtcgtgaaagtttgataactaaatagaaaaaaaaaattgacgggttaccccagaattaactgggctaacccgtcaaacccgagatccgtgtcataaaaatctgataattaaataaaaaaaaattaatattaagaaagtaaattaaaaaacaaagaaaaaggaaaaaagccagaaaaaaactaaaggcatcagctttttcactgtagactgcactgtgcagtccacaataaaatgcttaaaaaggaaaagaaaagggaaaaaaacaaaggcatacccatgggttaatttttttttcttgcataaaaaatataaaaaaggctaagatctaagagtgttaggtctttctgcaaagatatactcaaaagccttgggtctaactgcaacgcttgacccaagagtaatatttataataataataatgataatattaaacttacatgactcaagtttaagtgagtctgactgcaacaccaaatccaagagccttggatgtgggtatGGCTGCAagatcgtgtcataaaagtatgataattaaatagattaattaaaaagaaaaaaagaaaaaaaaaccaacatgaaaaaaaaaattaatgaagaaaaaaaatctgaattaactgggttaacccttcaaaccaggttaacccatcaaacttgggattcatgtcatgaaagtttgataactaaataaaaaaaaaaagttgatgggtTAACCAAGAATTAACTCAGTTAACCcttgaaaccaggttaaccagtcaaacccgggatatgtgtcatgaaagtctgataattaaatagaaagaaatttaacattaacaaactaaattaaacaaaaaaaaattaattaaaaagaaaaaaaaaactttgggttACCTTGTCGAACCAGGTTAACCAGTTAAACTCAAgatccatgtcataaaagtctgataactaaataaaaaaattttaacattaacaaaagaaaaaaacaaataaaaatggatgggttaacccagaattaactgggttaacccgtaaaaccaggttaacccgtcagacctgggatatgtgtcatgaaagtctgataactaaatagaaagaaatttaacattaacaaactaaagtaaacgaaaaaaattaattaaaaacaaaaaaaacaaaaaaaaactccgggttaactcgtcaaaccagattaacctgttaaacctggGATccttgtcatgaaagtctgataactaaataaaaacaaattaacattaacaaaataaaaaaacaaaaaaaaaatgaacggGTTAATccataattaactgggttaacccgtgaaaccaagttaacccgtgaaacctgagatatgtgtcatgaaagtctgataactaaatagaaagaaatttaacattaacaaagtaaagtaaacgaaaaaaaattaattaaaaagaaaaaaaatccgggttaactcgtgaaaccaagttaacctgttaaacccgggattaatgtcataaaagtctgataactaaattaaaaaatattaacattaacaaactaaattaaataaaacaaaatttattaaaagaaaaaaaacaaagaaagaaaaaaaaaagctaaaggcatcaaaaaagaaaaaataaaaaaaatagcttaaactaaattaaacaaaacaaaatttattaaaagaaaaaaaacaaagaaaaaaaaactaaaggcatcaaaaaaaaaaaataaagaaaaataacttgaaaaaaacagcttgaaaaaaaaaaaaaaaaagaaacatttcaGCCTTTCACTGTGAATTGTTACGGTGAAAGGCTGAGCAGTTTTAGTATATTTCTAATGTCTAACTAACATGTTTATCTCCATAATCCCTAATTTCCTTTACATCAGCCCTAAACCTTCCTAAAAGCGTAACCAACATCCATACAATATAATAACACTATCTTTTCGTTCTTCAACTCTAGCCATATCAAGGCTAGCACAACTATTAAGCTTAACTAAATTTCAACATCTCCATCTCTAATTGACCAACAAGGAGCAGTAGAACACGGATTTATGCCTGTAATTATCCATCTCTCCAAAATTGCgtgattcaataattaaaatgcataaaattatactcaataaaaacaactaattcATCGATAACCGATCCAATCaagcaattaaaattttcaaaactgaTCTTCAAAACtccaaatcaaactaaaaaaaacctcaaataaACAGATTGAACGTGTATTTCCAACCCAAACAAACATGATAATCCATACCAAATATCAAATCCACATCAAACCGTAATCAACACAAAACCACATGattaaaacacaacaaactTCTCTCTATTTCTTATTATTCCCTTTACCTCCTCCCGAAGATTCCCCTCCCGCCGCCTGTGCTGCCTTCTTCGCCGCCTTTTCTTGCAGCGCCTTCGCGTCtctacaaaaataaatgcaaaaaatcttgaaatttaaccaaaactaaatttaaaaaaatgtaaaaacaattaGAGGAACCGATCAACCTTTCACGACGCTGTTCATGAGTCAAACCGTCATCCTTGCCTTTGTTTACTTTGTTACCGCCACGAGCTTGAGCTCTCTCGCGatctttttctctttgatttccGCGTGAAAATTgaatcaaagaaacaaaattaaaaaaaaaaaacctgcgggaaataaaagaaaaatcaagagatctaaaattagataagaaaaatgaaaaggatatgAGTCATGAttcttgctgctgctgttgctctTCAGCGGAGACGGAGAGATTCTGTTTTCCGATTTGTTAGAGAGAGACTTTGCTACGCAGAGCTAAGAGCAATAGAACGACaatatgtgaattttttttattattattattatttagaag is a window encoding:
- the LOC18095229 gene encoding uncharacterized protein LOC18095229; its protein translation is MTRGNQREKDRERAQARGGNKVNKGKDDGLTHEQRRERDAKALQEKAAKKAAQAAGGESSGGGKGNNKK